A section of the Arcobacter roscoffensis genome encodes:
- a CDS encoding CheR family methyltransferase: MSKNSLVVIGIGASAGGLEALQIMLSNLNENDNCAYVIAQHLSPTHKSMMVDLLSRTTNIPVIEVKNGMLIKAKTIYMTPENTDIYVKENKLFLKSIEQSFGPRPSVNYFFSSLANSFTHRSIGIILSGTGSDGSFGIRNIKAEGGITIAQSPNTAKYDGMPLSAMNTGKVDLVIPIDQLSSEISRIVNTIDSDFKITEDERNLQQIYKILFEEQGIDFSLYKRNTLIRRIERRLAALKVETLSEYLKILEDSKEEVVNLYHDILIGVTSFFRDTDSFESIKKYIELLISKKEQGEEVRFWSIGCSTGEEAYSVAILLSEILEEKISKYKIKIFATDVDDESLKIARTGIYSETSLENVPKNLIQKYFSVQKNNFEIKKSIRELVIFSKHNIISDSPFLRLDLITCRNMLIYFNQNLQNRFFPIIHYALKDSGYLFLGKSESVGQHLDLFSLVDKNAKIFKAQFTGIKEPPRLYNYSTSYKNYEEPKVKKYKNEEEILEEKINQAVSEVVLDKCVVVNSSNDIVYVKGNIPFLKLGQGRMSNNIFKLIGDELSLDLRSTLNEAKKSKSIKLTPFRAIEIFESIIRYVRIIVVPFKDEKSDDWMSVLFFQSEESQNIKGHIISSTDENEVIEKLTLELDSTKSHLQNVIEELETSYEEMQSLNEELQSSNEELQSSNEELETTNEELQSTNEELQTAYSELRVLYDDKEKRTKQLEELTEKLSSKSEEYRKQKELTETIIDTATTSIMMVDINSEINFVNKQILTLFNLKKTDLLGMKFDSTDMDMQTFDGKKFDEEDTPFSLIRKNFEAISDVKLVIQVDFNKLYLLVSGAPLFDVEGKFKGAVFCIDNLTYSEMMRSDLEHYENSLILNNPINEGIGDDRFDILEIALIDTTTTIRNELNNISLMSHLVETQDENINESIHQLKNKISLLSKTLDIKVDTYLETIKYKRSYLNLEIKAMLELFSSIFDNYLINIDYDPQIQTDYKISVKHIRKVLYVLIEFILSLKVQYLETKELNINLKLIKQDKKSILELSFEDKKLLDSQKEILDSFNNSFYEFFKTIGVQIELSFDKKMKCKCVV; this comes from the coding sequence ATGAGTAAAAATAGTTTAGTAGTAATTGGTATTGGAGCTAGTGCAGGTGGATTAGAGGCCTTACAAATTATGCTTAGTAACCTTAATGAAAATGATAATTGTGCATATGTTATAGCTCAACACTTAAGCCCTACTCATAAAAGCATGATGGTTGACTTGCTTTCAAGAACTACTAATATTCCTGTTATTGAAGTAAAAAATGGAATGCTTATAAAAGCAAAAACTATTTATATGACGCCTGAAAACACTGATATATATGTGAAAGAAAATAAGCTCTTTTTGAAAAGTATTGAGCAGTCTTTTGGTCCTAGACCATCCGTAAACTACTTTTTTAGTTCACTTGCAAATAGTTTTACACATAGAAGTATTGGAATTATTTTATCAGGTACTGGAAGTGATGGTTCTTTTGGTATTAGAAATATAAAAGCAGAAGGTGGAATAACAATAGCTCAGTCTCCAAATACTGCAAAATATGATGGTATGCCTTTATCTGCTATGAATACAGGAAAGGTTGATTTAGTAATTCCTATAGATCAATTAAGTAGTGAAATATCTAGAATTGTAAATACTATTGATAGTGATTTTAAGATTACAGAAGATGAAAGAAATTTACAACAAATATACAAAATATTGTTTGAAGAACAAGGTATTGATTTTTCTTTATATAAAAGAAATACGCTTATTAGAAGAATAGAAAGAAGATTAGCAGCTTTAAAAGTTGAAACTTTAAGTGAGTATTTAAAAATTTTAGAAGACTCTAAAGAGGAAGTTGTAAATTTATATCATGATATTTTAATTGGAGTTACAAGCTTCTTTAGAGATACAGATTCTTTTGAGTCTATAAAAAAATACATTGAATTACTAATAAGTAAAAAAGAACAAGGTGAAGAAGTAAGATTTTGGTCTATTGGTTGTTCTACCGGAGAAGAAGCTTATTCTGTAGCAATATTACTTTCTGAAATCCTTGAAGAAAAGATTAGTAAATACAAAATAAAAATATTTGCAACAGATGTTGATGATGAGTCTTTGAAAATAGCAAGAACAGGCATCTATTCTGAAACTTCATTGGAAAATGTTCCAAAAAACTTGATTCAAAAATATTTTAGTGTACAAAAAAACAATTTTGAGATAAAAAAATCAATTCGTGAACTTGTTATTTTCTCAAAACATAATATTATCTCAGATTCTCCATTTTTAAGACTAGATTTAATTACCTGTAGAAATATGCTTATTTATTTTAATCAGAATCTTCAAAATAGATTTTTCCCAATTATTCATTATGCTTTAAAAGATAGTGGCTATTTATTTTTAGGCAAATCAGAATCAGTTGGACAACATTTAGATTTATTTAGTTTAGTAGATAAAAATGCAAAAATATTTAAAGCTCAATTTACAGGAATTAAAGAGCCTCCTAGACTTTATAACTATTCTACATCTTATAAAAATTATGAAGAACCAAAAGTTAAGAAATATAAAAATGAAGAAGAGATTTTAGAAGAAAAAATAAATCAAGCTGTAAGTGAAGTTGTTCTTGATAAGTGTGTAGTTGTAAACTCTTCAAATGATATAGTTTATGTAAAAGGAAATATTCCTTTTTTAAAATTAGGTCAAGGAAGAATGTCTAATAATATTTTTAAGCTAATAGGGGATGAGCTTTCATTAGACTTAAGAAGTACTTTAAATGAAGCGAAGAAAAGTAAGTCAATAAAACTAACACCTTTTAGAGCAATAGAGATTTTTGAATCAATTATAAGATATGTAAGAATTATTGTAGTTCCTTTTAAAGATGAAAAAAGTGATGATTGGATGAGTGTTCTTTTCTTTCAAAGTGAAGAGAGTCAAAACATAAAAGGGCACATAATAAGTTCTACTGATGAAAATGAAGTAATTGAAAAGCTAACTTTAGAGCTTGATAGTACGAAGTCTCATTTACAAAATGTTATTGAAGAGTTAGAAACTTCATATGAAGAGATGCAAAGTTTAAATGAGGAGCTACAAAGCTCAAATGAAGAACTTCAAAGTTCTAATGAAGAGTTAGAAACAACAAATGAAGAACTACAAAGTACAAATGAAGAACTTCAAACAGCATATTCTGAACTTAGGGTTTTATATGATGATAAAGAAAAAAGAACTAAACAGCTTGAAGAATTGACAGAAAAACTAAGCTCAAAAAGTGAAGAGTATAGAAAACAAAAAGAGCTTACAGAAACTATAATAGATACAGCAACAACATCAATAATGATGGTTGATATAAACTCTGAAATAAATTTTGTAAATAAACAAATTTTAACTTTGTTTAATCTTAAAAAAACAGATTTATTAGGTATGAAATTTGATTCAACTGATATGGATATGCAAACTTTTGATGGTAAGAAATTCGATGAAGAAGATACACCTTTTTCACTTATAAGAAAAAACTTTGAGGCAATTTCTGATGTCAAATTAGTAATTCAAGTTGATTTTAATAAGCTTTATTTATTAGTTAGTGGTGCGCCACTTTTTGATGTTGAGGGTAAATTCAAAGGAGCAGTTTTCTGTATAGATAATCTAACTTACTCAGAAATGATGAGAAGTGATTTAGAACATTATGAAAATAGTCTTATTTTAAATAATCCAATAAATGAAGGTATTGGAGATGATAGGTTTGATATTCTTGAAATAGCTTTAATTGATACTACAACTACAATTAGAAATGAGCTAAATAATATCTCTTTAATGTCCCATTTAGTTGAAACTCAAGATGAAAATATAAATGAAAGTATTCATCAGTTAAAGAATAAAATATCTTTATTATCAAAAACATTAGATATAAAAGTAGACACTTATTTAGAAACAATTAAATATAAAAGGTCATATTTAAATCTAGAAATAAAAGCTATGTTAGAGCTTTTCTCTTCTATTTTTGATAATTATTTAATAAATATAGATTATGATCCACAAATACAAACAGACTATAAAATTTCAGTTAAACATATCAGAAAAGTATTATATGTTTTAATAGAGTTTATATTAAGTTTAAAAGTACAGTATTTAGAAACTAAAGAGTTAAACATTAATTTAAAACTAATAAAACAAGATAAAAAAAGTATTTTAGAATTAAGTTTTGAAGATAAAAAACTTTTAGATAGTCAAAAAGAGATACTAGATAGTTTTAATAATAGCTTTTATGAGTTCTTTAAAACAATTGGTGTTCAAATAGAACTAAGTTTTGATAAAAAAATGAAATGTAAGTGTGTAGTATAG
- a CDS encoding CBS domain-containing protein: MFAIYNSGSVGFRSTADNLYELKNTDAPNEARLKPDDDTLFQEYMDSKNKKNSNQGANTHALNSYKKMANIDTSEPIYHVGDIMTENCTFVRSNATLKEAYEVLKEKRVSQIPVVSEDKKIYGLINKKIILNQIMDDIDNPRLIIQKRIEDIQTNELITTDPISDIRRVAKVMIDFKLDAIPVVNEEDVLVGIVSKTDIIKAVSNIPSLQLWG; encoded by the coding sequence ATGTTTGCAATTTATAATAGTGGAAGTGTAGGATTTAGAAGTACTGCTGACAACCTTTATGAACTTAAAAATACAGATGCACCAAATGAGGCTAGACTAAAACCTGATGATGATACTTTATTTCAAGAGTATATGGATTCAAAAAATAAAAAAAACTCAAATCAAGGTGCTAATACCCATGCCTTAAATAGCTACAAAAAAATGGCAAATATTGACACTAGTGAGCCTATTTATCATGTGGGTGATATTATGACAGAGAACTGTACTTTTGTAAGAAGCAATGCAACTTTAAAAGAAGCCTATGAAGTCTTAAAAGAAAAAAGAGTTAGTCAAATTCCTGTAGTTAGCGAAGATAAGAAAATTTACGGTCTTATAAATAAAAAGATAATTTTAAACCAAATAATGGATGATATTGACAATCCAAGACTTATTATTCAAAAAAGAATAGAAGATATTCAAACAAATGAACTAATTACAACTGATCCAATTTCAGATATTAGAAGAGTAGCAAAAGTGATGATTGATTTTAAACTTGATGCAATTCCTGTGGTAAATGAAGAAGATGTATTAGTAGGAATTGTTTCTAAAACAGATATTATAAAAGCTGTTTCAAATATTCCATCTCTTCAACTTTGGGGATAA
- a CDS encoding EAL domain-containing protein, with protein sequence MNKVSYKFSFIFIYFTIVIISFFILFFIIDNNNLTNINKVSSNKFYEEYNEKNSKIQSFLKLYNESLISLSQNKLFKEYLQNEQNKDYVDDLFASYLKFLPNVFQIRYIDENGLEKIRVEKSTLKNTNHIFIKSEDELQNKSQSSYFKKFINLQDNQLGLSNINLNKEHGKVDKNKTITLRMASLVRTKEKARKGFVVLNIDLTNFFEILENSSFYNVMLIDNKGRFLLHYDKKRGIRTSSFESFDIYNELGKNAALKVLSNDSFINEKLFSKKIDLSNKNQNIKIVFKSKFDTLIKEQKDNEILIYVFIVFLTLLFLPITLYFSKKPESLRNQINLQNVTDPITRLPNKQQLINDLESAYYDEFILVLISIDNYQKIQNVYGYKIADKIVVKCSIFLKNYLKNSNAFKLYKTSKNHFALFYKNIDKKTLKDLQNSIENNYDDFELLVSIGTSSTSNINKKLEKLQEASIAIEVCNEKKIDVCIYEENLAKDITLNKKNLQTVKIIRDALKNDDVIIQFQAIYNNFKNKIDKYETLVRIKKDDKLIYPNDFISIAKDIKKYKDLTKIVIDKAFEYFQDKDYEFSINLTLEDINDKEIKSHLFKQIQKYNISEKLVLEIVESEAIENIEEFKEFLKDVKSYGCQVAIDDFGSGYSNYEYIVKLSEYIDYVKLDGSLITTVHKDPKVHVLVGSIKFICDTLQIKLIAEYVEDLELFDYVKSMGIDYSQGYYIGKSQDEVD encoded by the coding sequence ATGAATAAAGTAAGTTATAAATTCTCATTTATTTTTATTTATTTCACAATAGTTATAATATCTTTTTTTATCCTTTTTTTTATTATAGATAATAACAACCTTACAAATATAAATAAAGTTTCATCAAATAAATTTTATGAAGAATATAATGAAAAAAACTCTAAAATACAAAGTTTTTTGAAATTATATAATGAATCTTTAATTTCCCTATCACAGAACAAACTATTTAAAGAATACTTACAAAATGAACAAAACAAAGATTATGTTGATGATTTATTTGCTTCATATTTGAAATTTTTACCAAATGTTTTTCAAATAAGATACATAGATGAAAATGGATTAGAAAAGATAAGAGTTGAAAAGAGTACACTTAAAAATACTAATCATATATTTATAAAAAGCGAAGATGAACTTCAAAATAAATCTCAAAGTTCTTATTTTAAAAAATTTATAAACCTACAAGATAATCAACTTGGATTATCTAACATAAATTTAAATAAAGAACATGGAAAAGTTGATAAAAACAAAACTATTACACTAAGAATGGCTTCCTTAGTAAGGACAAAAGAAAAAGCTAGAAAAGGTTTTGTCGTTCTAAATATTGATTTAACAAACTTCTTTGAAATTCTAGAGAATTCATCTTTTTATAATGTAATGCTAATAGATAATAAAGGAAGATTTCTTCTACACTACGATAAAAAAAGAGGAATTAGAACTTCAAGTTTTGAAAGTTTTGATATATATAATGAGCTAGGTAAAAATGCAGCTTTAAAAGTTCTAAGTAATGACTCTTTTATAAATGAAAAGCTTTTTAGCAAGAAAATAGATTTATCAAATAAAAATCAAAATATCAAAATCGTTTTTAAAAGTAAATTTGATACTTTAATCAAAGAGCAAAAAGATAATGAAATATTGATTTATGTATTTATAGTATTTTTAACACTATTGTTTTTACCTATAACATTATACTTTTCAAAAAAACCTGAGAGTTTAAGAAACCAAATCAATCTTCAAAATGTTACAGATCCTATTACAAGATTACCAAATAAACAACAACTAATAAATGATTTGGAAAGTGCATATTATGATGAATTTATATTGGTTTTAATAAGTATTGATAACTACCAAAAAATACAAAATGTCTATGGTTACAAAATTGCAGATAAAATTGTAGTTAAATGTTCTATTTTTTTAAAAAATTATTTAAAAAATAGTAATGCCTTTAAATTATATAAAACTTCAAAAAACCATTTTGCACTTTTTTATAAAAACATCGACAAAAAAACTCTTAAAGACCTTCAAAATAGTATAGAAAACAATTATGATGATTTTGAGCTCTTAGTATCAATAGGAACAAGCTCTACTTCAAATATCAATAAAAAACTAGAAAAGCTTCAAGAAGCTAGTATTGCAATCGAAGTTTGTAATGAAAAGAAAATAGATGTTTGTATTTATGAAGAAAATTTAGCAAAAGACATAACACTAAATAAAAAAAATCTTCAAACTGTAAAAATAATAAGAGATGCCCTTAAAAATGATGATGTTATAATACAATTTCAAGCAATATACAATAACTTTAAAAACAAAATTGATAAATATGAAACTTTAGTTAGAATAAAAAAAGATGATAAACTTATCTATCCAAATGATTTTATATCTATAGCTAAAGATATTAAAAAATACAAAGACCTTACAAAAATAGTAATAGATAAAGCCTTTGAGTATTTTCAAGATAAAGATTATGAATTTTCAATAAATCTTACCTTAGAAGATATAAATGATAAAGAAATTAAATCCCATCTTTTTAAACAAATCCAAAAATATAATATAAGTGAAAAACTTGTACTTGAGATTGTAGAATCAGAAGCTATTGAGAATATTGAAGAGTTTAAAGAGTTTTTAAAAGATGTGAAATCTTATGGTTGCCAAGTAGCCATTGATGACTTTGGAAGTGGTTACTCAAATTATGAATATATAGTAAAACTTAGTGAATATATAGACTATGTGAAACTTGATGGTTCACTAATAACAACTGTACATAAAGATCCTAAAGTTCATGTTTTAGTAGGAAGTATCAAATTTATTTGCGATACCTTACAAATAAAGCTAATAGCTGAATATGTGGAAGATTTAGAACTTTTTGATTATGTAAAATCTATGGGAATTGATTATTCACAAGGTTATTATATTGGTAAGTCACAAGATGAAGTGGATTAA
- a CDS encoding phosphate/phosphite/phosphonate ABC transporter substrate-binding protein codes for MKKLLLLTTCASFALAQQLTLGVVPQQSPLKLFNKWVKVTKYLEETTGIKVIFKTERSIPQFEKELYAGKYDISYMNPYHFTVAKKQQNYDAFTRANKNIIGILLAKDKKIDFSKENLEGKTFLFPAPNAFAATLLPKYELKEKFGFNIDKQAKVLYVNSHDSVYKGISRDIGYIGGGIIRTYNNFQAKQDKKNLHIVYKTKPYPSHPIAAHPRVDKQTVKKLQDAFINMPEDIKKTLSIKKFKITNSDEFKVIENIGVK; via the coding sequence ATGAAAAAATTACTTTTACTAACTACTTGTGCTTCTTTTGCACTAGCTCAGCAATTAACACTAGGTGTAGTACCCCAACAAAGCCCCTTAAAGCTTTTTAATAAATGGGTTAAAGTTACAAAGTATCTTGAAGAAACTACTGGTATCAAAGTTATTTTTAAAACAGAAAGGTCAATTCCTCAATTTGAAAAAGAGCTTTATGCAGGAAAATATGATATCTCATATATGAACCCTTATCACTTTACAGTTGCTAAAAAACAGCAAAATTATGACGCATTTACAAGAGCAAATAAAAATATCATCGGAATTTTACTTGCAAAAGATAAAAAAATTGATTTTTCAAAAGAAAATCTAGAAGGGAAAACTTTTTTATTCCCAGCTCCAAATGCCTTTGCAGCAACACTTCTACCTAAATATGAGTTAAAAGAAAAATTTGGTTTTAACATAGATAAACAAGCTAAGGTTTTATATGTAAATTCTCATGATTCTGTATATAAAGGTATATCAAGAGATATTGGATACATAGGTGGAGGAATTATAAGAACTTACAATAATTTTCAAGCAAAACAAGATAAAAAAAACTTGCACATAGTATATAAAACTAAGCCTTATCCAAGTCATCCAATAGCAGCACATCCAAGAGTAGATAAACAAACAGTAAAAAAACTTCAAGATGCTTTTATCAATATGCCAGAGGATATTAAAAAAACACTTAGCATTAAGAAGTTCAAAATCACTAATAGTGATGAGTTTAAAGTAATTGAAAATATAGGTGTTAAATAA
- a CDS encoding hybrid sensor histidine kinase/response regulator, whose translation MSFKYRFILSFVLLEVFFIILIVSVNFVAISSSSKTLTEEKISSNEKFLKELLSVPIAIYDLATLDNLVQKTYEIDYINSIVVLDAQDKLISKKYDFKYEKINEFLNKKTNRSLNYEDNSFESRYIKLHQDDLYLGSIYLVFDNTANTNFIEENKEKTILIVLIEILISTLLSYLIGSRLTKMLTNLSSVAKDIGKEKAVSIPYQNNKDEIGILSKSLNKMKENLQKRNNELIKANKTKDTFLANMSHEIRTPLNAIIGFSNILKDANLQEEQKKQANIISKSANSLLHIINEILDFSKIESGKLEFHSQSNNLYELCDEVQTLFKAQASKKNITINFDYNKNIPEYLIFDNTRLQQVISNLISNAIKFSKEASNVYLNVNLIKQDNDYAKINISIKDTGIGIKKEKQKEIFKPFSQADQSISKEYGGTGLGLAIISRILEHMNSNIKLESVENEGSTFSFDLKLKVAEEKTKKIEEKINPIKTKNKKVLIAEDNEINQELMKAIFEELKLQVDFANNGLEAIELFNENSYNLIFMDINMPLCGGVEACEKIRKFDKSIPIIALTANAIKGDKEKFLKAGMNEHLTKPINFNKLKEVLKKYLNHKR comes from the coding sequence ATGTCATTTAAATATAGGTTTATTTTATCTTTTGTTTTACTAGAAGTGTTTTTTATTATTTTAATAGTTTCTGTAAATTTTGTAGCCATAAGTAGCTCTTCAAAAACCCTTACAGAAGAAAAAATATCTTCAAATGAAAAGTTTTTAAAAGAGTTACTTAGTGTACCTATTGCTATTTATGACTTAGCTACATTAGATAATCTAGTACAAAAAACTTATGAAATAGACTATATTAACTCCATAGTTGTTCTTGATGCTCAAGATAAATTGATTTCTAAAAAGTATGATTTTAAGTATGAAAAGATAAATGAGTTTTTAAATAAAAAAACAAATAGAAGTCTTAACTATGAAGATAATAGTTTTGAGAGTAGATATATAAAACTGCATCAAGATGACTTATACCTAGGCTCTATTTATCTAGTTTTTGATAATACAGCTAATACAAACTTTATAGAAGAGAATAAAGAAAAAACAATACTTATAGTTTTAATTGAAATTTTAATCTCAACACTATTATCATACCTAATAGGCTCACGACTTACTAAAATGCTTACAAATTTATCAAGTGTAGCAAAAGATATAGGAAAAGAAAAAGCTGTATCTATTCCATATCAAAACAATAAAGATGAAATTGGTATATTAAGTAAGTCATTAAATAAAATGAAAGAGAACCTTCAAAAAAGAAATAATGAATTAATAAAAGCAAATAAAACAAAAGATACCTTCTTAGCTAATATGTCCCATGAAATAAGAACACCACTAAATGCCATAATAGGTTTTTCAAATATTTTAAAAGATGCAAACTTACAAGAAGAACAAAAAAAACAAGCAAATATCATCTCAAAAAGTGCAAATTCATTGCTTCATATAATAAATGAAATCCTTGACTTCTCAAAAATAGAGAGTGGTAAACTAGAATTTCACTCCCAATCAAATAATCTTTATGAACTATGCGATGAAGTTCAAACTCTATTTAAAGCTCAAGCCTCTAAAAAGAATATAACTATAAATTTTGACTATAACAAAAATATCCCTGAATATTTAATCTTTGACAATACAAGACTTCAACAAGTAATATCAAACTTGATATCAAATGCTATAAAGTTCTCAAAAGAAGCATCAAATGTATATTTAAATGTTAATCTAATAAAACAAGATAATGATTATGCAAAAATAAATATATCAATAAAAGACACAGGAATTGGAATAAAAAAAGAGAAACAAAAAGAGATTTTTAAACCATTTTCTCAAGCAGATCAAAGTATCTCAAAAGAGTATGGAGGTACTGGTTTAGGATTGGCAATTATTTCTAGAATATTAGAACATATGAACTCTAATATAAAACTTGAAAGTGTTGAAAATGAAGGGAGTACTTTTAGTTTTGATTTGAAACTAAAAGTTGCAGAAGAAAAAACAAAAAAAATAGAAGAAAAGATTAATCCTATTAAAACAAAAAATAAAAAAGTATTAATAGCAGAAGATAATGAAATAAATCAAGAGCTAATGAAAGCAATTTTTGAAGAACTAAAACTACAAGTAGACTTTGCAAATAATGGACTTGAAGCAATAGAGCTTTTTAATGAAAATAGTTATAACCTAATCTTTATGGATATAAACATGCCTCTTTGTGGAGGAGTAGAAGCCTGTGAAAAAATAAGAAAATTTGATAAATCCATCCCAATAATTGCCCTTACAGCAAATGCTATAAAAGGTGATAAAGAAAAGTTTTTAAAAGCAGGAATGAATGAGCACCTTACAAAACCTATAAATTTTAATAAACTAAAAGAAGTACTTAAAAAGTATCTAAACCATAAAAGATGA